The Kineosporiaceae bacterium genome contains a region encoding:
- a CDS encoding TerD family protein yields the protein MSINLNKGQTVNLAKPNGGGLTRVRMGLGWDAMTVVKKSFFGGTKSTTKSIDLDASAVLCAGDSVVDIVYFGQLASKDGSIHHTGDNLTGEGDGDDESIIVDLPSVNATVDIIFFVVNSYSGESFAEIENAVVRVVDSTAGDQELVRYSLTGTGPHTAMVMAKLTRQGTGWSFTAIGHPGQGRRLNEVVDLIRTARL from the coding sequence ATGTCGATCAATCTGAACAAGGGCCAGACCGTCAACCTGGCCAAGCCGAATGGGGGCGGTTTGACGCGCGTCCGCATGGGTCTCGGCTGGGATGCCATGACCGTGGTGAAGAAGTCGTTCTTCGGTGGCACCAAGAGCACCACCAAGAGCATCGACCTGGACGCGTCGGCCGTCTTGTGCGCGGGTGACTCGGTGGTCGACATCGTCTACTTCGGTCAACTCGCCAGCAAGGACGGATCCATCCACCACACGGGTGACAACCTCACCGGTGAAGGCGATGGCGACGACGAGTCGATCATCGTAGATCTACCCAGCGTCAATGCCACGGTGGACATCATCTTCTTCGTGGTCAACTCCTACAGCGGTGAGTCGTTCGCGGAGATCGAGAACGCCGTGGTTCGCGTCGTGGACAGCACCGCGGGAGACCAAGAGCTCGTTCGCTACAGCCTGACCGGCACCGGCCCGCACACCGCCATGGTGATGGCTAAGCTGACCCGGCAAGGGACAGGATGGTCGTTCACGGCGATCGGCCACCCGGGGCAGGGGCGGCGCCTGAACGAGGTCGTCGACCTGATCCGCACCGCGCGCCTCTGA
- a CDS encoding DUF475 domain-containing protein, which produces MEVPGRGPGIHQRVGRRPDRFRYQRRLISHPPADPGVVIDTLRFFRWDMAAAAVSLAVATWYGGVTIAAITGILIIVEIVFSFDNAAVNAKYLAKLSESWQRIFLTVGVLIAVFGMRLVFPFVVVCVACGITPAEAGRLVLEKGDPHVPGTYGYVLNSAHPAIAAFGGMFLFLLFLDFLFDNERDSTWLGWIEKPLIRAGRLDTIAAAIALVTLLTVAKVLAEPGSAETVLIAGVAGIATYLAVNGLASAMEEREETLDEEFNEVGGEGSGAVKGLVGSAAFSLFLFLEVLDASFSFDGVIGAFAITSDPLVIALGLGVGAFFVRSMTVYLVRRGALAEYRYLEHGAHWAIGALAVLLLITLKVEIPDMVIGLVGIVFIFAAWRSSVSANRHDMADGVESSAHGIYTSS; this is translated from the coding sequence ATGGAAGTTCCGGGCCGTGGCCCAGGGATACACCAGCGGGTTGGCCGGCGTCCTGACAGATTTCGGTATCAGCGTCGCCTGATTTCGCACCCGCCTGCCGACCCAGGAGTTGTCATCGACACCCTCAGATTCTTCCGCTGGGACATGGCCGCGGCCGCGGTGTCGCTCGCGGTGGCCACTTGGTATGGCGGTGTCACTATCGCCGCAATCACTGGGATCCTGATTATCGTCGAGATCGTCTTCTCATTCGACAATGCCGCGGTAAATGCCAAGTATCTCGCCAAGCTCAGCGAGTCGTGGCAGAGGATATTCCTCACCGTAGGAGTCCTCATTGCCGTCTTCGGCATGCGACTGGTCTTTCCTTTCGTTGTCGTGTGCGTGGCGTGTGGGATCACTCCGGCTGAAGCCGGGCGACTGGTTCTTGAAAAGGGCGACCCGCACGTCCCCGGCACTTACGGCTATGTCTTGAACAGCGCCCACCCGGCCATTGCTGCCTTCGGTGGCATGTTCCTCTTCCTGCTCTTCCTCGATTTCTTGTTCGACAACGAACGGGATTCCACGTGGCTGGGCTGGATCGAGAAGCCGCTCATCCGTGCCGGTCGACTCGACACGATCGCGGCCGCCATCGCTCTGGTCACCCTGCTGACAGTCGCCAAGGTGCTGGCCGAACCAGGCAGCGCGGAAACGGTACTCATCGCCGGCGTCGCAGGCATCGCCACCTACCTGGCGGTCAACGGCCTCGCGTCGGCCATGGAAGAGCGCGAGGAGACACTGGACGAGGAGTTCAATGAGGTCGGCGGCGAGGGCTCCGGCGCCGTCAAGGGGTTGGTGGGCAGTGCGGCCTTCTCCTTGTTCCTGTTTCTCGAGGTCCTCGATGCATCGTTCTCGTTCGACGGCGTGATCGGTGCCTTTGCGATCACATCCGACCCGTTGGTCATCGCCCTCGGCCTCGGCGTAGGGGCGTTCTTCGTCCGCTCGATGACCGTCTACCTGGTTCGACGCGGCGCCCTCGCTGAATATCGCTATCTTGAGCATGGAGCACACTGGGCCATCGGCGCTCTCGCCGTCCTGCTCTTGATCACTTTGAAGGTTGAGATTCCCGACATGGTCATCGGCCTGGTCGGCATCGTGTTCATCTTCGCAGCGTGGCGCAGTTCGGTCAGCGCAAATCGCCATGACATGGCCGACGGCGTTGAATCCTCGGCGCACGGTATCTACACCTCCAGTTAG
- a CDS encoding VWA domain-containing protein gives MNPVGRRLCVLSLGLIAGLGVMPSATAATAVRPGQVQQLKAATVTATGAVTAAQGSQSPVQRFGACVSGGGTGQVLLLMDRSGSLKETDPQAVRISAAKYFVEELDAEVSKQPGANIQVAISAFDTTYQPIVGWRSAKGASGELDAALEGLRSQNSGLDTDYWNALTGARRELSTQMKSDTTSCPMIVWFTDGAYSVEPRGGRDQAARKALGDPKPYARDNPLNTRADADAVMAAGKKDLCRAGGVADQTRLQGISTVTIGLSPKSSPTDFTFLEGLTTGTSCGQVTQPVPGQFFPAKNLRDLVFAFGKALGQGEVVTGQVCEGTRTSAACTHAFVLDATIGSVHVLADSDAVNQRLTLLSPARDRLDLKPNGTLQKQSFGGAEVSWKSVVPQTKGAVQTISLDLSRTTPDGLVGEWGLIFNADTAAGTSRTSLRIFGDIEPTWLDAGTAAFTAGTKAAATFGAAHIDGSAIKVSDLSESTRLSWSLESGGKVIATGGPLTPDQMSEAQNISLEKVSAGPATMRLTLDITTQQWKSRPGTKLEPIVKDFPIQIKAPANYPSVPDRVAFGEANSLDPVTAQLPVNGQGCAWVEGAATFQSLPQDVTGATFAASAASREACSAGPITLTLTPQQLGNGLVTGKITVKTLPPDSSAAPSSQDVTLTMEMVRLNTATLWWVLIGVTLLGVLIPVGLLYLVKSLTAKISGADVAAATLRGRVSGASAFTDAGVSVQSNDLQRVPLEGGDRRTVNLAGVTVRAKAGLGLTEPGYAVVDYGGRVAGGGSTAARTKAGARLPLAIQGHWSTALDQQDPHHGDVEVTLFTDSATRSLTDVLNDVQANLASVVEKLRSSLPVVSSGTPGAAPTDPWDQGGSAQVPSPNAGWPAAGTAPGWNTTTTPAADPWATPPAPAPGAPGAPGAPGTQPPPANPGGVW, from the coding sequence ATGAACCCTGTCGGACGCCGGCTGTGCGTGCTGTCGCTCGGCCTGATCGCCGGCCTCGGTGTAATGCCGTCCGCAACCGCCGCAACTGCCGTGCGGCCCGGCCAGGTGCAGCAGCTCAAGGCGGCAACCGTTACCGCCACCGGCGCGGTCACCGCCGCCCAGGGGTCCCAGTCTCCGGTTCAGCGGTTCGGTGCCTGCGTCAGCGGCGGCGGCACCGGGCAGGTCCTGCTGCTGATGGACCGGTCCGGATCGCTGAAGGAGACCGATCCTCAAGCCGTCCGTATCAGCGCGGCCAAGTATTTCGTCGAGGAACTCGATGCCGAGGTCAGCAAGCAGCCCGGCGCGAACATCCAGGTCGCCATCTCGGCCTTCGACACCACCTACCAACCGATCGTTGGCTGGCGGTCGGCCAAGGGCGCCAGCGGGGAGCTGGACGCCGCGCTGGAAGGCCTGCGGAGCCAGAACTCCGGTCTGGACACCGACTACTGGAATGCCTTGACGGGCGCTCGACGCGAGCTGTCCACCCAGATGAAGAGCGACACGACCTCATGCCCAATGATCGTGTGGTTCACCGATGGGGCGTACAGCGTCGAGCCCCGCGGCGGCCGTGACCAGGCTGCTCGGAAGGCTCTCGGCGACCCCAAGCCGTATGCCCGGGACAATCCGCTCAATACCAGAGCCGACGCCGACGCCGTGATGGCGGCAGGCAAGAAGGACCTGTGCCGAGCCGGTGGAGTAGCCGATCAGACCCGGTTGCAGGGCATCAGCACTGTGACCATCGGCCTGTCCCCGAAGAGCTCGCCTACTGACTTCACCTTTCTCGAAGGGCTCACCACCGGAACCAGTTGCGGCCAGGTCACCCAGCCGGTCCCGGGCCAGTTCTTCCCGGCCAAGAACCTGCGTGACCTGGTGTTCGCCTTCGGCAAGGCGCTCGGCCAGGGAGAAGTGGTCACTGGCCAGGTCTGCGAGGGAACCAGGACGTCCGCCGCGTGTACCCACGCCTTCGTTCTCGACGCCACGATCGGCTCGGTCCATGTGCTCGCTGACAGCGATGCGGTCAACCAGCGGTTGACCTTGTTGTCGCCGGCGCGCGACAGGCTCGACCTGAAGCCCAACGGCACCCTGCAGAAACAGTCCTTCGGTGGTGCCGAAGTGTCGTGGAAGTCCGTTGTGCCGCAGACCAAGGGCGCCGTCCAGACGATCTCACTCGACCTGTCGCGGACAACCCCGGATGGTCTGGTCGGTGAGTGGGGCCTAATCTTCAATGCCGACACCGCAGCAGGTACCTCGCGGACCAGCTTGCGGATCTTCGGTGACATCGAGCCGACGTGGCTCGATGCAGGCACCGCCGCGTTCACCGCAGGGACCAAGGCCGCCGCGACGTTCGGCGCCGCCCACATCGACGGGTCGGCGATCAAGGTCTCCGACCTGTCCGAGAGCACTCGGCTCTCGTGGTCGCTCGAGTCGGGTGGGAAGGTCATCGCGACGGGCGGCCCGCTGACGCCCGACCAGATGAGCGAGGCACAGAACATCAGCTTGGAGAAGGTCTCTGCCGGTCCGGCCACCATGCGCCTGACCCTCGACATCACGACTCAACAGTGGAAGTCCCGGCCGGGAACGAAGCTGGAACCGATCGTCAAGGACTTTCCGATCCAGATCAAGGCGCCGGCGAACTACCCCTCCGTTCCGGACCGGGTGGCCTTCGGCGAAGCCAACAGCCTCGACCCGGTGACAGCCCAGTTGCCTGTCAACGGCCAGGGATGTGCCTGGGTCGAGGGCGCCGCCACCTTCCAGAGCCTGCCGCAGGACGTGACCGGTGCGACCTTCGCGGCCTCTGCGGCATCGCGTGAGGCGTGTTCGGCAGGTCCGATCACCCTGACGCTCACCCCGCAGCAGCTCGGCAACGGCCTGGTCACCGGCAAGATCACGGTGAAGACCCTGCCGCCTGACTCCTCCGCCGCGCCGTCCAGTCAGGACGTCACCCTCACGATGGAGATGGTGCGACTCAACACCGCCACCCTGTGGTGGGTCCTGATCGGCGTGACCCTGCTCGGAGTTCTCATCCCGGTGGGCCTGCTCTACCTGGTCAAGAGCCTCACCGCCAAGATCTCGGGCGCCGACGTGGCCGCCGCAACTCTTCGCGGTCGGGTGAGCGGCGCCAGCGCCTTCACCGATGCCGGGGTCAGCGTGCAGTCGAACGACCTGCAGCGCGTCCCCCTGGAAGGCGGTGACCGCCGCACGGTGAACCTGGCCGGCGTGACCGTCCGAGCCAAGGCAGGACTGGGGTTGACCGAACCGGGGTACGCCGTCGTCGACTACGGCGGCCGGGTCGCCGGCGGTGGCAGCACGGCGGCGCGAACCAAGGCCGGAGCACGACTTCCCCTGGCCATTCAGGGCCACTGGAGCACGGCGCTCGACCAACAGGATCCACACCACGGCGATGTCGAGGTCACATTGTTCACCGACTCGGCGACTCGCTCATTGACAGATGTCTTGAACGACGTGCAAGCGAACCTGGCCAGCGTGGTCGAGAAGCTGCGCAGCTCGCTGCCCGTCGTTTCATCCGGTACCCCGGGAGCGGCACCAACGGATCCGTGGGACCAGGGCGGCAGTGCCCAGGTGCCGTCGCCGAATGCCGGGTGGCCGGCGGCCGGCACCGCACCGGGCTGGAACACGACCACGACTCCCGCGGCTGACCCATGGGCCACGCCGCCCGCTCCAGCACCCGGAGCGCCTGGCGCACCCGGAGCGCCCGGCACGCAGCCCCCACCAGCCAATCCCGGAGGTGTCTGGTGA